The following nucleotide sequence is from Chloracidobacterium validum.
GCGGATGGTTGACCATGACCTTGAACTGGCGAGACGCGAAGCCCTTGTCCGCGCAACGCTATGACTTCAGAGGATTGAACCGTGGAACGACAGGCCAAGATTTATGTTGCTGGACATCGTGGATTGGTCGGCTCGTCCATTGTCCGTAAGCTCCAGGCAGAAGGTTTTACCAACTTGCTGCTACGAACACGCGCCGAGCTGGACTTGACACGCCAGGCTGATGTGGAAGCGTTTTTCTCGGCTGAACGTCCAGACTACGTGTTCCTGGCGGCGGCCAAGGTCGGGGGCATCTTGGCCAATGACACCTATGGCGGCGACTTCATCCGGGATAACCTCTTGATACAGACTCACGTGATGGAAGCGGCGCGCCAAACCGGCGTCCGTAAGCTGCTGTTTCTCGGTTCGTCCTGCATTTATCCCAAGTTCGCTCCACAACCAATGCCGGAAGACTGCCTGCTGACCGGGGCGCTCGAACCGACCAACGAGCCATACGCGGTTGCCAAAATTGCTGGACTCACACTCGCCAAAGCTTATCGAAAACAGTATGGTTTCAATGTTATTTCACTGATGCCAACTAACTTGTACGGGCCAGGCGATAACTTTGACCTCAGTGCCTCGCACGTCTTGGCAGCGCTTCTACGGAAGTTTCACGAAGCCAAAGTGACCCAGTCGCCGACCGTTACGGTGTGGGGCACGGGAACGCCGCGCCGGGAGTTCCTACATGTGGATGACTTGGCGGACGCGGCGCTGTTTCTCATGCGTTGCTATGAGAGCAGCGATCTCATCAACGTTGGTGTCGGTGAGGACATTTCGATTGCCGAGTTGGCGGCGGTGATCCGCGACGTTGTCGGATACCAGGGCGACATTGTGTATGACCTGTCAAAACCCGACGGAACGCCGCGCAAGCTCCTGGATGTGTCTCGCCTGCATGCGCTGGGTTGGCGGGCGCGAATCCCTTTGCGGGAGGGAATTGCCGCAACCTATGCCTGGTATTGCGCCAACCATGGCAGATGAGTTCCAAGCTGGATCGGATGCGATGGACGGCGACCGTCCGTTCCGCCGGAGCTTTACGGCGGAAACGGATGTTCCTGCCTTTCAGACAGCGTTGCGCGAAGTCCTGACAGTCTGCGGCGTTGCCCTTGACACCATACAGATTGCCCAGCTCGTCAAGCACTACCATCTGCTGGGGGAAACCAACACGTACCTTAACCTCACGCGATTGATTGGCCCGGCGGAAGCCGCGCGGTGGCACTACTTGGACATCCTGGCGGCGCTGCCATGTTTCACGGGAAACATGCCGACCTGGTGGGTGGACGTTGGTTCCGGCGGCGGCTTTCCAGGCCTTCCGCTCGCGGTGGCGCGCCCCGCCTGGCGGTTGGTGTTGGCCGAGCGTCGAGCGAAAAAGGCCGCCTTTCTTCGTCGGTGTGTCAGCGAGCTAGGGTTGACCGGGCGAGTTCAGGTGCATGCCGGGGAATTCGAGCCAGGCACGGCGCTCCGGGTTCTGGCGGACTGTGGCGTTGACGTTTCACGTGAAACGTTCGGGTTGCTGGCGCGCGCAGTCGAGGACGGACCTAAAAAGCTTCCTCGTCTTTTGCGCTTGTCGCCGTTTGTCAGCGCCGCTTTTTGGCTAGGGCAAGCCGACGCCGAGGCACTCGCGCGGCAGCGGCTTCCGGGTTGGCGAGTTCATCCGCTCTATCACCTCCCAACCGGCGCGCAACGAGTGGTGTCTATCCTGACCCGGCGTGCTGACTAGCCCCTTCGTGAACGAATCCTTTTACGCCGTCGGCGTTGCTACGCTACAATGCCGCGCAGGCGGTTCGCGGAAGACACCCGACCGCGTCGCCGCGTGTTTCACGTTTCACATTTCAGCGCGAGCAAGGGGGACGGCATGGGGAAGATCATTGCCGTTGCCAACCAGAAAGGTGGCGTTGGTAAAACCACTACCGCCATCAATCTGGCGGCAAGTTTGGCCGTTAATGACCAACGGACACTGCTGGTGGATGCCGATCCACAAGCCAATGCCAGCAGCGGGGTTGGTATCCGCCGTGGCGCAGTCCGACGAACGCTCTACCACGTCCTCATTCTGGACGAACCGCTGACCAATATCATCCAGACCACCGAACTGCCGGCGCTTTACGTCGCCCCCGCCGATCGCAATCTTTCCGGGGCCGAAGTCGAGCTGGTCAGCCTCGACGACCGGGAATTTGTGCTGCGGCGCATCCTGGAAGGCTGCCGAGCGCAGTATGACTACATTATCATTGACTGTCCGCCCAGCTTAGGACTCCTCACCATCAATGCCCTGAGCGCAGCCGACTCGGTTCTGGTTCCCATCCAGTGTGAGTACTTCGCGTTGGAAGGCGTTTCCGAACTGCTCGACACCCTGGCGCGCATTCGGCGGAGCTTCAATCCAACCCTGGCAGTTGAGGGTTTCTTGCTCACCATGTTTGACGAGCGAACCAACCTTTCCAACCAAGTCATGGCGGATCTACGGGATTTCTACGGCAAACAGGTCTTTGAAACCGTCATTACCCGCAACATCCGACTGGCTGAAGCGCCGAGTCACGGCAAGCCGATCATTCTTTACGACATCAAGTCGCGGGGGGCGAATGCCTATCTGCAACTCGCCAAGGAGGTCATCTCGCATGACAACCAGAAGGGCGCTTGGGCGCGGGCTGAGCGCGCTGCTTCCTGAACGCCCGCCGCAAACCGGCGAAGAACTGCTTGAACTCGACATCGAGCGCGTCATTCCCAACATCGAACAGCCCCGCGCCACGTTTCACGAGGGACGACTCGAAGAGCTGGCGCAATCCATTCGGGAACATGGCGTGCTGCAACCCATTGTCGTCCGCCGGCAGGGTGAAGGGTTTCAGATTATTGCTGGTGAACGGCGCTGGCGCGCGGCCCAGCGGGCCGGACTTCATCGCATTCCAGCCGTTGTGCGCGATGTGCCTGATGACCGTGTGCTGGAGCTGGCGCTCATCGAAAACATTCAACGCGAAGACCTGACGCCCATCGAAGAAGCCCAGGCCTACCGGCGACTGATGGATGAACTGGGCCTGACCCAGGAACAGGCGGCCGCCCGGCTGGGCAAGGACCGTGCCACGATTGCCAACGCCATCCGCCTGCTTCGTTTGCCGTCCGACATTCAGAAGCTCATCGAGGAACGCCTGCTCAGTCCCGGACACGCGCGTGCACTGCTTGCGCTGGACAGCGACACCCTTCAGCGGCGCGTTGTAGAAAGCGTCATCGAACGCGCGCTTTCCGTGCGTGAGACAGAACGCCTCGTCAAACGGGTTCTTCGTGGTGAACCGGTCATCCTGGGTGGCGTTCACCCGACCGACCCGAACGTCAAATTTGCCGAGTCGAAATTATCGAAGTTGCTGGGCACGAAAGTACGCATCGTCAGGCGCGGGCGTGGCGGCTGCATTGAGATTGAATACTACGGGACTGAAGACCTGGATCGCCTGTACAACCGACTTCTCCGGCTTGGTGACAACTGACCTCGGATGACAATGGCAGCAGTGAAAGGCAGGTAGGCAGCGATGTTTGGCAAGCGCGACGACCGACGCCCCGGCGGACTCATCCCCAAGGACGCGGAAATCCGTGGCGCGTTGTCCTTTTTAGCCAGCATCACGGTCGAGGGACGTATCTTGGGCAGCGTTTCTTCAACGGATGGACACCTTTGCATTGGGCGAGAGGGTTGCGTTGAAGGCGATGTTTTGGTCGGCAGCGCAGCAATTGATGGCGAAGTACGCGGTGACGTTTACGCCCGCCAGCGAATTGACATTCACGAAACGGGCCGGGTGATTGGCAACGTGCGCGCACCGGTCCTGACGGTTGACGCCGGCGCCCATATCAGTGGGCAAGTCGAAACCGTAGCGCCGGAAGCAGCGAAAGCCGCTACCCGGTCACCAACACCGGCTGACTTGCCACCGAAGCCAGCCGAAAGCCAGATCACGACCTGACGTTTCACGTGAAACGTTCATTTCAAAAGCGAACCATTCGCCCAAATGTGCCAGGCTCGCTACAATCAGCAGCTTTGAGATTGCAAAACCTCACCGTTGGGAGATTGCCGGCGCATGGCTTCCGCACCTGAACCGACACAAGAGCTTGTCATTACCCCTGAACTCCTCGCCCTCCACCGCCTGACCACCGAAGAGTACGCCACCATCCGCCAGCTTCTCGGGCGGACACCAACGCTCGTCGAGTTAGGGGTTTTTTCCGTCATGTGGTCGGAACACTGCTCCTACAAGTCCTCGCGTCTGTACCTCAAGACATTACCCACCACCGGGCCGCGCGTCGTCCAGGGTCCGGGCGAAAACGCCGGCATCCTCGACATTGGCGATGGGTGGTGTATTGCCTTCAAAATCGAGTCCCACAACCACCCATCCTTCATCGAACCCTTTCAAGGCGCGGCCACGGGCGTGGGTGGGATCCTCCGGGATGTCTTCACGATGGGGGCGCGTCCCGTCGCCCTACTCAACTCCCTCCGCTTTGGCTTCCTTGATGCGCCCCAGTCCGGCGCACGCAATCGGGCGCTCCTGGATGGCGTCGTGCGCGGCATTGCTCACTACGGTAACGCCTTCGGATGCCCAACCATCGGTGGCGAGCTGTACTTTGAGGATTGTTACACGCTGAACCCGCTGGTGAATGCCTTTGCTTTGGGCCTCGTCCGCTACGATCAGATTTTTTTGGGCAAGGCGACTGGGATCGGCAACCCGGTCATGTACGTTGGCGCGAAAACCGGACGCGACGGCATTCATGGCGCCACCATGGCTTCGGCTGAGTTTGACGACAACGCGCTGGCCAGACGCCCAACGGTTCAAGTCGGTGACCCATTCTGTGAGAAGCTCCTACTCGAAGCCTGCCTGGAAGCCATGCGCGCTGGCTGTATCGTGGGCATCCAGGACATGGGCGCCGCCGGGCTGACCTCATCGAGTTGTGAGATGGGCGCACGCGCCGGAACCGGCATTGACTTGGAACTGTCGCTCGTTCCGCAGCGCGAAGCCGGCATGACGCCCTACGAAATCATGCTGTCCGAATCGCAGGAGCGCATGCTGCTGGTCGCCGACAGTGGGCGGGAACGCGAAGTGCAGGAAATTTTTGCCAAGTGGGGACTCTCGGCCGTTGTCGTGGGGCGCGTCACGGATACCCAACGGCTGCGCGTGTATCATCACGGTCAACTGGCAGCCGACATTCCCAATCGCTTTCTGACCGATGACGCGCCGCGTTATGAGCGCCCGGCCGCGCCGCCTTCCGACTGGATTGCCGATGACGCCACCCGGACAGCCGCGCGCGAAGCCGAGTTGAATCAGGCCTTTCCGCTTGCAGCGCGGCAAGTTTCAGAACCTCAGCTCAAGCATGACCTACGGCGGCTGCTCGGCTCGCCGAACCTGGCCTCCCGGCACAGCATCTACCGGCAGTACGACTACATGGTTCGCACCAACACCATCGTGCTGCCGGGGGCGGATGCCGCCGTCATTCGCATCAAGGAAACGCGCAAGGCGGTCGCCATGACGCTCGATGGCAACGGACGCTACGTAGCGCTGGAGCCACGTCGAGGCGCAGCCCTTGCCGTTGCCGAAGCCTGCCGCAACCTCGTTGCTGTCGGTGCCGAGCCGATTGGTTTGACAAACTGCCTCAACTTTGCCTCACCCGAACGCCCGGAAGTCATGTGGCAGCTCCGTGAAGCCATTGCTGGGATGGGCGAGGCGGCGCGCGCCTTTGAAACGCCCATTGTGAGCGGCAATGTCAGCCTCTACAACGAGACCGAAGGCCGGGGCGTTTTCCCGACCCCAGTCATCGGAGCGGTTGGGTTGATTGAAGATGCCCGCACCGTCATTTCACCCCGCACCCTGACTGAAGGCGAGGCGGTGTATCTGCTCGGCACGACGGACGAAGACCTGGGCGGCACGGAATACATCCGTCAGCGATTCGGTATCGTGGTCGGGCCCTTGCCCAAGCTCGACCTCAGCGCCGAGCGGCAGCTTCAGCAGTGCATCCTAGAGGGGGCGCGGCGGCGGCTGTGGACGGCCGCACACGACTGCTCGGACGGAGGCTTACTGGTGGCACTGGCCGAGCTGTGCTTTTCAGCCCACGGCAAGACGATGTCCGGCCTGGACCTGGAGCTTTCAACGCTCCCCCCGACCCTATCCCACACCGCACTTTTGTTTGGCGAGACGCCAGGGAGGATGATCGTCGTGGTCGCGGCGCACCAACGAGACGCGGTGGAGGCGCTGTGCAGCGATTATCACGTTCCCTGCCAGCCCCTTGGCGTCGTTCGCGGAAACCGGCTCAAACTCCGGCTCGACGGAGAAATCGTTCTCGATGAGCCGGTCGCTGAACTAGAGCAAATCTGGCGGACAGCCCTTTGTTTTTAGGCTTTATCCGCACCGGGCGCTTCAGCGCTAACCGGTACTTTTCAAGCCACTCGAAATGGCATTGACCGTCAGGAGCAAGTCCACCAGGAGCGATTCACTTTGGGCATCGTCCGGCAAGCTGCGCGCCGCGCGCCAGGCAGCGAGCAGTTCGATTTGCCGCTGGTGAAGGGCGGTTAGCCCGGCCCGCCGAAGCTGCATGCTGAGTGCCGTTCGCTGTCGCCGTTCTGTCAGCGGCGCGCCAAAGACCTGTTCAATCCACCGGCGCGTCCGCTCGAATTCCGCCAGAACCAAATCCAGCACGGACGCCCGGACGGTCGCATCGGGAACAAGCTCGGCATAGGCCCGCATCCACGCGGCATCCGCCAGCAGGAGTTGACTGCCGGCATTCATCAGCAGCAGCCGCGTTGGATACCACCGCATGGCGGCGTGGCAAAGTTGGGCAAACGCTTCTGGATGGTGGGTCGCCAAATCATCAAGCGCAGTGCCAAGGCCATACCATCCCGAAAGGAAGAAACGCGCTTGGCTCCAACTGAACACCCACGGAATGGCGCGGAGGTCGGCGAGCGTTCGCTTCCCGGTTCGCCGGGCCGGCCGCGAACCAATCCGGCTGGCCTCGATGGCGTCAATCGGCGTGGCGTGGGCAAAAAACTCCAGAAAACCCGGCGTTTGAATGAGCATTCGGTAGGCCTGAACACTGGCTTCGGAAAGTCTATCCAGCGTCGGTTCAAGTGGGTGGGGTTGTTCCCCGGACTGCCGCGCCAGCGCATAGGTTTCCAGCAGGCCGGCGGTGAGCAACTCAAGTTCATAGGTCGCCGTGATGAGGTTGGCGTACTTTTGCGAGATGGTCTCGCCTTGTTCGGTGAGACGCAAGCGGCCTGAGACGGCTTTGGGTGGGAGCGCATTGAGGAAGCGATGCGTCGGTCCGGCGCCGCGGCTCGGCGTCCCACCGCGTCCGTGAAAAAAGCGGAGCGCAACCCCGCGCGTCTCCGCCACGGCAGCCAGCGCCTGCTGGGCGCGGTACAATCCCCAGAAGCTGGCCACTGACCCGGCGTCTTTGTTGCTATCGCTGTAGCCAATCATGACCTGTTGCACGGGCGGTTGTCCGGCGCTCTGCCGCCAGGCAAGGCTGCGGCGCGTCATTGCGTGATCCAGAAAGCTCGCCAAGATAGATGGACTGCGCTTCAAATCATCGAGCGTCTCAAACAACGGCACAACCGGCAGTGGACAAACCAGCCCGTCCGGGGTCAGCACGGCCAGTCCGGCTTCGCGGGCGAGTCCGTAAACGGCCAGCAAGTCAGATGTGGCGCGTGTCATGCTCACAATCAACGCGCCAAGCCCAGCCCAACCATACCGCTGACCATGTTCGGCGAGGACTCGGAGCGCGCCGACGACCCGTTCAGCAGCATCGCCCAACGGTGCGCCCGGCACGGCGAACGGCCGCGCGCGTTTGAGTTCGTCATCCCAGAAGGCACAGCGGCGCGCCTCATCCCAGGCGGTATAGTCGGCTTCCACGCCGGCCGCCTGAAGCAACTCCGCCACGGCTTGTTCGTGCATGGCGCTGTTTTGCCGTACGTCCAAAACGGCCAGGTGGAAGCCAAAGGTTTCGACCAGCCGCAGGAGCGGCCACACGTCGGTTTCACACAGGCGCCGGGCTTCAACGGCCCGAAGCGCGGCTCCCAGCAAGCGCAGGTCAGTCGCCAAGGCTTCCGCCGTCGCATAGGTTTGCTGTGCTGCGCCATCTGGCAAGCGCGCCAAGATGACATTGACCGCCTGCCGCCACGATTCATAGGGATTGCGCGCCAATGCCGCCTGAAGCGCCGGGTCCTGGCTGGCTTGGGCGGCTGCTAGGTAGGCCGTCAACGTCGGCGGCGGGGACTGGCGGCGGTCGGACAGGCTGATGCGGGACGCCAACTCGCGCAGCCGGACGCGAAGCAGTTCCAACGCTGCCTGCCGGAGCGTCAGGAGCGCCTCACGGGTCGTTTCAGGCGTGACGAGAGGATGGCCATCACGGTCGCCGCCAATCCAGGTGCCAAATGTGATGCGCGGGAGTCCCCCCGGCCAAGCTAGACGGGCGCCAGTATCCAGCCCCAGCTCGTCCCAGGCATCGAGCAAACGGCGGTCAAGCCAGCCGATAGCTTCCGGCAATGTCGTCGTCAGGTAATGCAGGACGTTGCGCAGCTCATCGGCAACCGTTGGCTTTTCAAGGTAGATTTCGCCGGTACGCCACAGGCGTTCCAGTTCACGCTTGATGTCATCTCGAATGGCGCGGCGTTCGTTGGGCGTCCAAACGGAATTTTCAAGCTTGACCAGCAGCAGGTAAAGCCGCCGGTGATGTTCGAGAACCGTCGCTCGTTTAGCCTCGGTTGGGTGCGCCGTGAGTACCGGCTCGACGTGAATCTGAGGCAAGAGGGCCGCGATGTCAGCCGGCGCGATTCCCTGCGCGTCCAGCTTGCGCAGCACCGCACCCCAGAGGCCCGGCTCGGCCGCGCAACCGGCACTGGCTTCGAGCGCCCGCCGATTTTGGGCAGCGGCGTTTTCCTCGGCCATGTTGAGCAACTGAAAGACAATCGAGCAGGCCTGAACAAAGCGCTCGTGGCCGGCAGCTCCTGGGGACTGCGTTTCATCTACGGGCAAGTCACGCGCTAACTCGGCCGCGCCGGTTTCAGCCAGCACCTCCCGAAAACACTGGATAAGAAACCGGAAGTCGCGCTCGGCACGCGCTAAATCGGCCAGCCCGGATGAAGCGATAGGGACGGTCATGGCGTACGCGGTTATCCTTTCCCAGTGCGTCAGAAGGGCGGGCAAGCCACCACCAGACTATGACCAGTTTACATGCAGGTATGTTTCCAGAGTGTGTATCCAGCACCGGCAAGCTGCTAGGTGGCTGCCACCACCAACCGGCGACCGGTCTTCTATCTCGCTTGACTAGCTACCAACTGTCAGGGCCATCCAGGCGATAGTCAGGGTTCTGGCCCATCTGGCGGAACGGGTGTGCCATCCGACGGCGGCGTAGTGTCCGCAGCCGGTATGGCGTACTGCTCAGTCAGCCAGTTGCCCAG
It contains:
- a CDS encoding phosphoenolpyruvate carboxylase; the protein is MTVPIASSGLADLARAERDFRFLIQCFREVLAETGAAELARDLPVDETQSPGAAGHERFVQACSIVFQLLNMAEENAAAQNRRALEASAGCAAEPGLWGAVLRKLDAQGIAPADIAALLPQIHVEPVLTAHPTEAKRATVLEHHRRLYLLLVKLENSVWTPNERRAIRDDIKRELERLWRTGEIYLEKPTVADELRNVLHYLTTTLPEAIGWLDRRLLDAWDELGLDTGARLAWPGGLPRITFGTWIGGDRDGHPLVTPETTREALLTLRQAALELLRVRLRELASRISLSDRRQSPPPTLTAYLAAAQASQDPALQAALARNPYESWRQAVNVILARLPDGAAQQTYATAEALATDLRLLGAALRAVEARRLCETDVWPLLRLVETFGFHLAVLDVRQNSAMHEQAVAELLQAAGVEADYTAWDEARRCAFWDDELKRARPFAVPGAPLGDAAERVVGALRVLAEHGQRYGWAGLGALIVSMTRATSDLLAVYGLAREAGLAVLTPDGLVCPLPVVPLFETLDDLKRSPSILASFLDHAMTRRSLAWRQSAGQPPVQQVMIGYSDSNKDAGSVASFWGLYRAQQALAAVAETRGVALRFFHGRGGTPSRGAGPTHRFLNALPPKAVSGRLRLTEQGETISQKYANLITATYELELLTAGLLETYALARQSGEQPHPLEPTLDRLSEASVQAYRMLIQTPGFLEFFAHATPIDAIEASRIGSRPARRTGKRTLADLRAIPWVFSWSQARFFLSGWYGLGTALDDLATHHPEAFAQLCHAAMRWYPTRLLLMNAGSQLLLADAAWMRAYAELVPDATVRASVLDLVLAEFERTRRWIEQVFGAPLTERRQRTALSMQLRRAGLTALHQRQIELLAAWRAARSLPDDAQSESLLVDLLLTVNAISSGLKSTG
- a CDS encoding ParA family protein, which codes for MGKIIAVANQKGGVGKTTTAINLAASLAVNDQRTLLVDADPQANASSGVGIRRGAVRRTLYHVLILDEPLTNIIQTTELPALYVAPADRNLSGAEVELVSLDDREFVLRRILEGCRAQYDYIIIDCPPSLGLLTINALSAADSVLVPIQCEYFALEGVSELLDTLARIRRSFNPTLAVEGFLLTMFDERTNLSNQVMADLRDFYGKQVFETVITRNIRLAEAPSHGKPIILYDIKSRGANAYLQLAKEVISHDNQKGAWARAERAAS
- a CDS encoding ParB/RepB/Spo0J family partition protein, giving the protein MTTRRALGRGLSALLPERPPQTGEELLELDIERVIPNIEQPRATFHEGRLEELAQSIREHGVLQPIVVRRQGEGFQIIAGERRWRAAQRAGLHRIPAVVRDVPDDRVLELALIENIQREDLTPIEEAQAYRRLMDELGLTQEQAAARLGKDRATIANAIRLLRLPSDIQKLIEERLLSPGHARALLALDSDTLQRRVVESVIERALSVRETERLVKRVLRGEPVILGGVHPTDPNVKFAESKLSKLLGTKVRIVRRGRGGCIEIEYYGTEDLDRLYNRLLRLGDN
- a CDS encoding bactofilin family protein, with the protein product MFGKRDDRRPGGLIPKDAEIRGALSFLASITVEGRILGSVSSTDGHLCIGREGCVEGDVLVGSAAIDGEVRGDVYARQRIDIHETGRVIGNVRAPVLTVDAGAHISGQVETVAPEAAKAATRSPTPADLPPKPAESQITT
- a CDS encoding DNA gyrase inhibitor YacG, translated to MSIRCPICGAETAWTGNPTRPFCSESCQLRDLGNWLTEQYAIPAADTTPPSDGTPVPPDGPEP
- the purL gene encoding phosphoribosylformylglycinamidine synthase subunit PurL, which translates into the protein MASAPEPTQELVITPELLALHRLTTEEYATIRQLLGRTPTLVELGVFSVMWSEHCSYKSSRLYLKTLPTTGPRVVQGPGENAGILDIGDGWCIAFKIESHNHPSFIEPFQGAATGVGGILRDVFTMGARPVALLNSLRFGFLDAPQSGARNRALLDGVVRGIAHYGNAFGCPTIGGELYFEDCYTLNPLVNAFALGLVRYDQIFLGKATGIGNPVMYVGAKTGRDGIHGATMASAEFDDNALARRPTVQVGDPFCEKLLLEACLEAMRAGCIVGIQDMGAAGLTSSSCEMGARAGTGIDLELSLVPQREAGMTPYEIMLSESQERMLLVADSGREREVQEIFAKWGLSAVVVGRVTDTQRLRVYHHGQLAADIPNRFLTDDAPRYERPAAPPSDWIADDATRTAAREAELNQAFPLAARQVSEPQLKHDLRRLLGSPNLASRHSIYRQYDYMVRTNTIVLPGADAAVIRIKETRKAVAMTLDGNGRYVALEPRRGAALAVAEACRNLVAVGAEPIGLTNCLNFASPERPEVMWQLREAIAGMGEAARAFETPIVSGNVSLYNETEGRGVFPTPVIGAVGLIEDARTVISPRTLTEGEAVYLLGTTDEDLGGTEYIRQRFGIVVGPLPKLDLSAERQLQQCILEGARRRLWTAAHDCSDGGLLVALAELCFSAHGKTMSGLDLELSTLPPTLSHTALLFGETPGRMIVVVAAHQRDAVEALCSDYHVPCQPLGVVRGNRLKLRLDGEIVLDEPVAELEQIWRTALCF
- a CDS encoding 16S rRNA (guanine(527)-N(7))-methyltransferase RsmG produces the protein MPGIAPTMADEFQAGSDAMDGDRPFRRSFTAETDVPAFQTALREVLTVCGVALDTIQIAQLVKHYHLLGETNTYLNLTRLIGPAEAARWHYLDILAALPCFTGNMPTWWVDVGSGGGFPGLPLAVARPAWRLVLAERRAKKAAFLRRCVSELGLTGRVQVHAGEFEPGTALRVLADCGVDVSRETFGLLARAVEDGPKKLPRLLRLSPFVSAAFWLGQADAEALARQRLPGWRVHPLYHLPTGAQRVVSILTRRAD
- the fcl gene encoding GDP-L-fucose synthase produces the protein MERQAKIYVAGHRGLVGSSIVRKLQAEGFTNLLLRTRAELDLTRQADVEAFFSAERPDYVFLAAAKVGGILANDTYGGDFIRDNLLIQTHVMEAARQTGVRKLLFLGSSCIYPKFAPQPMPEDCLLTGALEPTNEPYAVAKIAGLTLAKAYRKQYGFNVISLMPTNLYGPGDNFDLSASHVLAALLRKFHEAKVTQSPTVTVWGTGTPRREFLHVDDLADAALFLMRCYESSDLINVGVGEDISIAELAAVIRDVVGYQGDIVYDLSKPDGTPRKLLDVSRLHALGWRARIPLREGIAATYAWYCANHGR